The following coding sequences are from one Aeromicrobium duanguangcaii window:
- the gltX gene encoding glutamate--tRNA ligase — protein MTETRWTTATGSDVVARFCPSPTGNPHVGMARTALFSWAFARHNGGRFVFRIEDTDASRDSQESYDLLLDVMRWLGLDWDEGVEVGGPNGPYRQSQRMDVYADVAQRLLDAGFAYKAYDTAEELEERRNAARAAGKPSGYDGLHRDLTPEQQAAYEAEGRQPVIRFKMPERDWTFDDLVRGEITFGAENVQDFVIVRANGQPLYTLTNPVDDALMGITHVLRGEDILSSTPRQMALYEAFAEIGVGSGFTPRFGHLPYVMGSGNKKLSKRDPESNLLGYRDQGFLPEGLLNYLALLGWSIAEDRDIFSLDEMVAAFEIERVNPNPARFDLKKCEAINGDHVRMLSPEEFVKRLLPYLPEGVDVDLVTAAAPLVQERSNLLTEAADMLAFLFAGDDFTVDPDDAAKQLNEDGLEVAKAAREALAGVGEWNTESIEAALRQALVEERGLKPRLAFGPVRVAVTGKRISPPLFESMELLGREASLARLDAVL, from the coding sequence CGCTTCGTGTTCCGCATCGAGGACACCGACGCCAGCCGTGACTCGCAGGAGTCCTACGACCTGCTGCTCGACGTCATGCGGTGGCTGGGCCTGGACTGGGACGAGGGCGTCGAGGTGGGCGGCCCGAACGGTCCGTACCGCCAGAGCCAGCGCATGGACGTCTACGCCGACGTCGCGCAGCGCCTGCTGGACGCCGGGTTCGCCTACAAGGCCTACGACACCGCCGAGGAGCTGGAGGAGCGCCGCAACGCGGCTCGCGCCGCCGGCAAGCCCAGCGGCTACGACGGACTGCACCGCGACCTCACGCCCGAGCAGCAGGCGGCGTACGAGGCCGAGGGCCGCCAGCCGGTCATCCGGTTCAAGATGCCCGAGCGCGACTGGACCTTCGACGACCTCGTCCGTGGCGAGATCACGTTCGGCGCCGAGAACGTCCAGGACTTCGTCATCGTCCGCGCCAACGGTCAGCCGCTGTACACGCTGACGAACCCGGTCGACGACGCCCTGATGGGCATCACGCACGTGCTGCGCGGCGAGGACATCCTCTCGTCCACGCCGCGTCAGATGGCGTTGTACGAGGCGTTCGCCGAGATCGGTGTGGGCAGTGGCTTCACGCCGCGGTTCGGCCACCTGCCGTACGTCATGGGCTCGGGCAACAAGAAGCTGTCCAAGCGCGACCCCGAGTCGAACCTGCTGGGCTACCGCGACCAGGGCTTCCTGCCCGAGGGCCTGCTGAACTACCTGGCGCTGCTGGGCTGGTCGATCGCCGAGGACCGCGACATCTTCTCGCTCGACGAGATGGTGGCCGCCTTCGAGATCGAGCGGGTCAACCCGAACCCGGCGCGCTTCGACCTCAAGAAGTGCGAGGCGATCAACGGCGACCACGTGCGCATGCTGTCGCCCGAGGAGTTCGTGAAGCGGCTGCTGCCGTACCTGCCCGAGGGCGTGGATGTCGATCTCGTGACCGCCGCCGCGCCGCTGGTCCAGGAGCGCAGCAACCTGCTGACCGAGGCCGCCGACATGCTGGCCTTCCTGTTCGCCGGCGACGACTTCACCGTCGACCCCGACGATGCGGCCAAGCAGCTCAACGAGGACGGCCTCGAGGTCGCCAAGGCGGCCCGTGAGGCGCTCGCGGGCGTGGGTGAGTGGAACACCGAGTCGATCGAGGCGGCGCTGCGTCAGGCGCTGGTCGAGGAGCGCGGCCTCAAGCCGCGTCTCGCGTTCGGTCCGGTGCGCGTCGCCGTGACGGGCAAGCGCATCTCGCCGCCGCTGTTCGAGTCCATGGAATTGCTGGGACGCGAGGCTTCTCTGGCCCGTCTCGACGCGGTCCTGTGA
- a CDS encoding RNA polymerase sigma factor yields the protein MDETDEAVWGRVLEGDASSFVLIWDRHRDRVFAHVLRRGASRHDAEDVAAMAFLELWRGGPTCVRHPKRV from the coding sequence ATGGACGAAACGGACGAAGCTGTATGGGGGCGCGTTCTCGAGGGAGACGCTTCGTCGTTCGTGCTGATCTGGGACCGGCATCGAGACCGCGTCTTCGCCCACGTGCTGCGCAGGGGTGCCTCGCGTCACGATGCCGAGGATGTCGCGGCGATGGCGTTTCTCGAGTTGTGGCGCGGCGGTCCCACGTGCGTGAGGCATCCCAAGCGAGTGTGA